Genomic segment of bacterium:
ATAAGCTATACTGCCAGAACAATAGAATTAGCCTCAAAGAGAATCACCCTCTCATATAAAGGAGCCTCAAGCTCTGATGAAGATACAATCAAATCCTATGGCAACCTTTACAATACCCCTGCCTATCTGGTTGAGCTAATCCCCCAATTGAGGATTAATGGAGAAACAAAAGCAAGTGGAAACCCCATACCTATGGCGGAAGATGAGGCAATCTCTTTAACCTTTATTGACCCAGGAAGACCATCAGAAATAATAACCAAGAATATTATCTCAGGAGGATACTATGCCTTTGGTCTTCTTCTCTCAAGAATCCCTGGTGAAGCCATTGAAACAACCAGCAATAGATTTAGTGAAAGCTACAAAACGAAGCCTCTTTACAATTCCTTTGGCCTCTTAGAGGATGATATAATGGGAGAAGCCCTTTATTTCTCATCCCTTAACTGGCTTTACCAAACCGAAGCAGGAGAAAGAATAGCCTCCTCCCTGCTTAATGTCATAACCCAAAGACAAGCAGAGATAACCTCAGAGATTGCCACAGAAAGGGATTGGCTTTGGGGTATGCCAAGTAAGCTAAATTTAATGGGAATAAGTGTAGATGTGGGAAGGGATACCTCAATTGTCAATCCAATAGATAATGACCAAACCAAGATAAAGAAATTCATAACCATTACCCTATACAATGGCTCGGTAAATGAGCATCTAACCTTAGACATACCAATGGGAACAATCACAGGTGTATCAGGGGTAAAGGCAATTCAAATTTCAAACCAACAAGGGATTTCTATTTATAAGATAGACAAGACAAACATAGGCTCTATCCTGCCCATCCTTCAGCAAGATGCGGATGTTAAGGGAGCTATCCAGGATTCAGTCAGTGCAGGCAATGAGGTAATTATCCCAGAAAGGGAGATAACCTACTATGGCTTTCAAGGAACAGGCTATATCATCCAAGACCCAGTAACTGGTGCCGGTGCTTGTATGATTTCAGGAGGGGCGGCGGGGGCAGAGAGTTTGATAACAATGGGTGTTTTTGTAGATTTGTTTGAGATATTTATTGAGAACACTGCATTGGTAATTCAAGGAGAAGATATATCTATTTTGCCTGTTCTTGAGTCAATACCCTATTGGTATTCATCATTTATGGCACTCGGAGCTATATACTTCCTTGGATATAATCCTATTTATATGAGAATTCATACGAAAGAAACATATCTTAATGAAGTAGCAAAATCAAAATATAAGATTTTATATCACTGTGGACATGGAGCAAAAGATGGAGGATTGATCCTTGATAATGAACTTCTCATCAAAACAGGCTATAATGGTTATGTTGATGCTTCCCACATCAACAGTATTGATACTAACCATTATAAATTTGTGTATATAGACTCATGTTATGGGGCTAGTGTTGCTCAGGCTTTTAAAAGCACCTGTCAATTAAGCTATACAGATTGGGTATTTGGAGTTATAAGCATAGATTTTGCACAGTGGTTCTGGTTAGGAATGATTCTGGGAAACCTTACTGTTAAAGAGTCATATGAAGATGCAAAGAGTGGCTTTATACCAATTTTTCTTCCTATAAAACTTTATGGAAATGGAGATATAAATTTAAAAACAAAATGAATGAGTTTATAATTGCATTTGGAAAAGGTATAGCAACGATATTATTGGCTATATGTATGCTTATTTTTCTTGTTTGGTTTCTTGTTTGGTTTCTTTTTAAGGTAAGTAAAGATGAAGAAAAAAAGGCTTCTTTTTTAACAATTCTTTTATATGGAATAATAGGAGCTTTTGCAGGAATATCTTGGCAAGCAATAATAGGGCCTCTACTGAGGGTACCTACCAATATTTCTATATGGATTGTTTTAATGGTAACAGGATTTATCTTAGGATTTATAAGTAGAATACCCAATAAATCTTTTGTCAAAATTAAGAAGCTTTTTATTTTCCTTTTTATTTCTATTCCAATAGTATGCCCATTTATCTATCCTTCTTTATATGATTCCATATTGATAGATCAAGCTAGAGAGAAGTGTACAAAGAAGAATTTAAACAACATAAGATTAACTATTGTTTCTTATTATGAAAAAAATGGTAAATATCCGATAGAGTTGTACGGTTTTTCCATTTTTACTCAAGATTTTCCAAGAGCTCTCCTTCCAAGAAATATTGCCCATCCTGATTCAAACAAAGTCCTTATCATCCACACCAAACCCAACCAGAAAATCCAACCCAGTCAAATCACAGACGAAGGAGGATGGATTTATTCTTCAAATTCTGGGGATATAAGGATAAATTGTAGTCATAAAGACAGCAAAGGGGTTTATTATTATAAATGGTAAAAAGAAAGAGGTTTTGTTATGGATGAGAAGAAAGGAATGAAACTATCAACAGGAACAATAATACTTCTTGTTGTTTTTGTGGGAATATTTCTGGCTATGTTGTTGCCGCGAGCTTCCAAGATGACAAAGAGTTCAAGACCTGCACTTGAAAAACACATAGAAAGTATAAGGGAGGAAGATAAATCTATCTCTGGCTACAATCTACCTCAACAGAAAATAATAAAGACTGAGGAGATAGAATTAGAGGTTAAGGATTTTAGAGAGGCCATAAGAAAGATAAGAAGGATAGCTGAAGATATGGGAGGATTTGTGACTGATTCAGAGGAGTATATTGGAGAGGGTGATTATAGAAGTGGTTCAATTGTCTTAAGGATTCCCCAAGATAGATTTAATAAAGTAATAACAATGATAGAAGAAATTGGCAAAGTTAAACATAGCCAAACTAAAGGAAAGGATGTTACTAAAGAATACATAGACTTTCAGGCTCGTCTTGCGAATCAAGAGGCAGTAAAGAAAAGGTTTTTGGAGATATTAAAAGAAGAAACAAAGAAGTTTGATGATATTATAAAGGTAGAACAAGAGTTAAAGCGGATTGGAGAAGAGATTGAAAGACTCCAGGGTGAGATAAAGTACCTTGAAGACCAAGTTGGATTGTCTACTATTAGGGTAAACATTTCTGAACCTAAGACTATAGTTTCATCTGCATTCAATACCAAAGAGATTTTCAAAAATGCCATTCACGAAGGAACAAAAAACTGCATTCACCTAATTGCAGGGTTAATTCTCTTTACTATAACCCTACTACCACTCATAGTTTTTGCTATATTGATCTTGATAGTCAGGGATTATTGGAAGAAAAGAAAGGAAAAAATTGAAAAAATAAAGGAGGTGCAAAATGAACAAAATTAGGTTGCTAATATTATTGGCTATGTTGCTATGTTCAACTCAGGGAATGGCTCAAGAAGATGCCATTACCAAAGGTATAGGGTGGCTAAAGGGGACACAAAATACCTCTGGCTCTTGGGGGGATGAAGAAAAATTTGGCTCTTGTGTAATTGATACTACGGCTGTATTGGATACCTTCCATTATCTTGGTAAAACCGATATTGCCTATAACCAGGGTATTGAATGGCTGGGAACACAAGCTATATTTTCTCCTTCCCTTCTTGCCAGAAAGATAAAGACATTGGCTGAATTTGGCACAGATACATCCTCTCTTATTGAGCTTCTGCTTTCCTATCAAAATGAAGATGGCTCTTTTGGTGGCTATGGAATAGGGAATT
This window contains:
- a CDS encoding transglutaminase-like domain-containing protein — its product is NFDYEPYYGSLKGSQQTLWEKAGNDFDLASLLIALYRSCNIPARYVYGTIEIPIEKAMNWVGVKDPYTAAQIFASGGIPSKAITSGGKIVAIRLEHCWIEVYIAYLPYSGAKDWDKGDKIWIPVDSSFKQYESPKDGTYTDTETGQTISIKNLDISDKVLFDNEGYLKGTSTIFPVFEYLNNTQDWLLSNTPPNTFYNIFSAKTIIPESAEVLPGLPNKPLSILNRYSEIPDNLRHKISFSGNISYTARTIELASKRITLSYKGASSSDEDTIKSYGNLYNTPAYLVELIPQLRINGETKASGNPIPMAEDEAISLTFIDPGRPSEIITKNIISGGYYAFGLLLSRIPGEAIETTSNRFSESYKTKPLYNSFGLLEDDIMGEALYFSSLNWLYQTEAGERIASSLLNVITQRQAEITSEIATERDWLWGMPSKLNLMGISVDVGRDTSIVNPIDNDQTKIKKFITITLYNGSVNEHLTLDIPMGTITGVSGVKAIQISNQQGISIYKIDKTNIGSILPILQQDADVKGAIQDSVSAGNEVIIPEREITYYGFQGTGYIIQDPVTGAGACMISGGAAGAESLITMGVFVDLFEIFIENTALVIQGEDISILPVLESIPYWYSSFMALGAIYFLGYNPIYMRIHTKETYLNEVAKSKYKILYHCGHGAKDGGLILDNELLIKTGYNGYVDASHINSIDTNHYKFVYIDSCYGASVAQAFKSTCQLSYTDWVFGVISIDFAQWFWLGMILGNLTVKESYEDAKSGFIPIFLPIKLYGNGDINLKTK
- a CDS encoding DUF4349 domain-containing protein; translation: MDEKKGMKLSTGTIILLVVFVGIFLAMLLPRASKMTKSSRPALEKHIESIREEDKSISGYNLPQQKIIKTEEIELEVKDFREAIRKIRRIAEDMGGFVTDSEEYIGEGDYRSGSIVLRIPQDRFNKVITMIEEIGKVKHSQTKGKDVTKEYIDFQARLANQEAVKKRFLEILKEETKKFDDIIKVEQELKRIGEEIERLQGEIKYLEDQVGLSTIRVNISEPKTIVSSAFNTKEIFKNAIHEGTKNCIHLIAGLILFTITLLPLIVFAILILIVRDYWKKRKEKIEKIKEVQNEQN
- a CDS encoding prenyltransferase/squalene oxidase repeat-containing protein encodes the protein MNKIRLLILLAMLLCSTQGMAQEDAITKGIGWLKGTQNTSGSWGDEEKFGSCVIDTTAVLDTFHYLGKTDIAYNQGIEWLGTQAIFSPSLLARKIKTLAEFGTDTSSLIELLLSYQNEDGSFGGYGIGNLDTILSLSTLKSANYTNNSVIEPALLWLIANQKEDGGFGFDESNVYLTSLAI